From the Desulfurispira natronophila genome, one window contains:
- a CDS encoding CBS domain-containing protein, which produces MQIITTHQQPDFDALASMIAAQLLHPQGKIVAIGAIPEHIEIFLSNSEIEIKVHRESDIDPQQVKAMVVVDAGDGKRLGKFGELFGVVPTIVYDHHQTESIDSQKTCSEQVERHYRDCGANSSFMVELLRKSGASIDAALATTLLCGIYEDTGHLTYTSTRPVDCLSAGYLLECGGDLEVVGATLAKHWKDADIHILSDLLKNYEHYQIMGIDAGISYADFHAFVPDVAEMLGNIMGIRKCSLLVVFLRMEGRIYAIVRSNSYVSAAQVAELYGGGGHHNAASATVKNMTLVQALDYVRASLKELITLSRTTRSIMSANAISVKSDSTLESAYQQFSRDGINCMPVLDENEDLLGLLYKNQCMRALFHGLGSQPVHTVADTDIQAIGADEPFTQAEQILLGGRQAMVPICEDGRVVGVITRTDLLREYRHDTEMELPAQQRSQSSQRPRHVRKMLREILGKKNFSYLEAASELALSRRQSVYLVGGIVRDLILRTPNFDIDLVVEGDAQPFANALAEQLAGRLRFHERFKTGVIILPDGLRIDVASSRNEYYESPGALPSVTVGSIKRDLYRRDFSINAMAVSLNTFELLDFFGGVQDIRDRKVRVLHNLSFIEDPTRMFRAVRFEQRYEFDIGDQTLKLLRRARDLDLLQHISSQRIYDELRHMLNEEYPSRHIARLFELDLLRSLHSSMGFDRKTLELVSSMEDLLVVSDFLRMEDLRRDVLYLAILLRSLKPEQIIDIPLLQELSRRDRQLIALGFSRSAELLQCIHSEGKLWRKLRLVSQYENDIILLAMVRSNSQQRSWHFLRDYLRSYANTLPILRGDELIKMGVPEGPAVADALCMLQAYIVRRGNNRPDRDEEELFVQRIVMPCLTRR; this is translated from the coding sequence ATGCAGATAATTACGACCCATCAGCAACCAGACTTTGACGCCCTGGCCTCCATGATAGCGGCCCAACTCCTGCACCCTCAGGGGAAAATTGTTGCTATCGGAGCAATTCCGGAACATATCGAAATTTTTCTTTCCAATTCTGAAATAGAAATCAAAGTTCATCGGGAATCGGATATAGATCCGCAGCAAGTGAAAGCCATGGTTGTGGTGGATGCCGGCGATGGCAAGCGCCTGGGGAAATTTGGAGAGCTTTTTGGCGTCGTGCCTACCATCGTGTACGATCATCACCAGACAGAATCTATTGATTCTCAAAAAACTTGCAGTGAGCAGGTGGAGCGGCACTATCGGGATTGTGGTGCCAATTCCAGTTTTATGGTGGAGCTGCTGCGAAAATCAGGAGCGAGTATCGATGCAGCTCTTGCCACTACGCTTTTGTGTGGCATTTATGAGGACACCGGACATTTGACCTATACCTCTACGCGCCCCGTAGACTGCTTGAGTGCCGGTTATCTGCTCGAATGTGGTGGTGACCTGGAAGTGGTAGGTGCCACCCTTGCCAAGCACTGGAAGGATGCGGATATTCATATCCTCAGTGATTTGCTGAAAAACTATGAGCACTATCAGATTATGGGTATTGATGCCGGCATCAGCTACGCTGACTTTCACGCCTTTGTGCCCGATGTGGCAGAGATGTTGGGTAACATTATGGGTATTCGCAAATGCTCACTACTCGTGGTTTTTTTGCGAATGGAGGGGCGAATCTACGCTATTGTTCGCAGTAATAGTTATGTTAGTGCGGCCCAGGTGGCTGAGCTCTACGGCGGTGGTGGGCATCACAATGCCGCCAGTGCCACCGTTAAAAATATGACCCTGGTACAGGCGCTGGACTATGTACGTGCTTCTTTGAAAGAATTGATTACCCTCTCCCGGACCACTCGCTCAATCATGAGTGCCAATGCTATAAGTGTCAAATCAGATAGTACTTTAGAGTCAGCTTATCAGCAGTTTTCCCGAGATGGCATTAACTGTATGCCCGTGCTGGATGAAAATGAGGATCTGTTGGGCCTTCTCTACAAAAACCAGTGCATGCGAGCTCTATTTCATGGCCTTGGTTCCCAGCCGGTCCACACCGTAGCTGATACAGATATACAGGCCATAGGTGCCGATGAACCTTTTACTCAGGCGGAGCAGATTCTTCTCGGAGGACGCCAGGCCATGGTCCCCATCTGCGAGGATGGCAGGGTGGTAGGCGTGATAACTCGCACGGATTTGTTGCGGGAGTATCGTCACGATACGGAAATGGAGCTCCCGGCTCAGCAGCGGAGCCAGTCATCGCAGCGACCTCGCCATGTGCGCAAGATGTTGCGGGAAATACTGGGGAAAAAAAATTTTTCCTACTTGGAGGCAGCTTCGGAGCTGGCTTTGAGTCGTCGGCAGAGTGTTTACCTGGTAGGGGGGATTGTGAGGGATCTGATTCTGCGTACCCCCAATTTCGATATAGATCTGGTAGTGGAAGGCGATGCTCAGCCCTTTGCCAATGCGCTTGCCGAACAACTGGCGGGTCGTTTGCGTTTCCATGAGCGTTTTAAAACCGGGGTGATTATACTCCCTGATGGCCTGCGCATTGATGTGGCTTCCAGCCGCAACGAGTACTACGAGAGCCCAGGGGCTCTTCCCAGTGTTACGGTGGGTTCTATCAAGCGGGATTTGTATCGGCGGGATTTCAGTATCAATGCCATGGCGGTTTCTCTTAACACCTTTGAATTGTTGGATTTTTTTGGAGGGGTGCAAGATATTCGTGATCGCAAGGTTCGAGTATTGCACAATCTTTCATTTATAGAGGATCCTACCCGGATGTTTCGGGCTGTGCGATTTGAGCAGCGCTACGAATTCGATATAGGAGACCAGACCCTGAAGTTGCTGCGCCGGGCCAGAGACCTGGACCTTCTCCAGCATATTAGCTCTCAGCGCATTTACGACGAACTGCGGCACATGCTCAATGAGGAGTATCCGTCGCGACACATTGCTCGCTTGTTTGAACTTGATCTTCTGAGGTCTCTGCATTCGTCGATGGGTTTCGACCGCAAGACCTTGGAGCTGGTGAGCAGTATGGAAGATCTGTTGGTGGTCTCAGATTTCCTGCGCATGGAGGATCTGCGGCGCGATGTGCTCTACCTGGCTATACTGTTGCGTAGCCTCAAGCCAGAGCAAATTATTGATATTCCTCTGTTGCAAGAGCTTTCTCGTCGCGATCGGCAGTTGATTGCCCTTGGTTTTAGTCGCTCGGCAGAACTGTTGCAGTGTATTCATTCCGAGGGTAAGTTGTGGCGGAAGTTACGGCTGGTATCACAGTATGAAAACGATATTATTTTATTGGCCATGGTGCGCAGTAACTCACAACAGCGCTCCTGGCACTTTTTGCGCGACTATCTGCGCTCCTATGCCAACACTTTACCCATTCTTCGTGGTGATGAGTTGATAAAGATGGGAGTGCCGGAAGGCCCGGCGGTAGCAGATGCCTTGTGTATGCTGCAAGCCTACATTGTCCGAAGGGGCAATAATCGCCCTGACCGGGATGAGGAAGAGCTATTTGTGCAGCGCATTGTTATGCCATGCTTGACTCGTCGTTAG
- the dprA gene encoding DNA-processing protein DprA: MQDYFYAYALREFFQGKIYRDGGLLLQNSSLDELALTQIPQRNLELLRKSYDDELQQLASLTGVWVLTLDDEQYPSRLRHIADPPLILYGRGALPGHSALAMVGSRGPTEYGKMVARKLAAELGEAGLCIVSGLARGIDSVAHQAASGTKGSTVAVMGCGIDRVYPAGNQRLARKIVEDSGAVITEFSPGTGVWPGNFPRRNRIISGMCLGVIVVEAARKSGTMITARLALSQGREVFAVPGSIYSPKSYGSHDLIREGAHLAGSADDIVAELSLPSLFRGTVGRDSQINAHEKLPEGLRSILSALHEQGPQTAEQLLGCSGADEASFRENLAELELMGYISHRSGTYFPN; the protein is encoded by the coding sequence ATGCAGGACTATTTCTACGCCTATGCTCTGCGGGAGTTTTTTCAGGGTAAAATATATCGTGATGGTGGCTTGCTCTTGCAGAACAGCAGTCTTGACGAGCTTGCTCTCACGCAAATACCACAGCGCAATCTTGAACTACTGCGAAAAAGCTACGATGATGAGCTGCAGCAGTTGGCCAGCCTTACTGGTGTATGGGTTTTGACCCTGGACGACGAGCAGTATCCTTCACGCCTACGGCATATTGCCGATCCGCCACTGATTCTTTATGGCAGGGGAGCGTTGCCCGGGCACTCTGCTCTGGCCATGGTTGGCTCCCGGGGTCCCACCGAGTATGGCAAGATGGTGGCCAGGAAGCTTGCAGCCGAGCTGGGTGAGGCGGGGCTGTGTATTGTCAGTGGTTTGGCTCGGGGGATTGATTCCGTGGCTCACCAGGCGGCATCTGGCACCAAGGGGAGTACCGTGGCGGTAATGGGTTGCGGTATTGACCGTGTGTATCCTGCCGGCAATCAGCGGTTGGCGCGCAAGATTGTCGAGGATAGCGGTGCGGTTATAACCGAGTTTTCCCCGGGAACGGGGGTTTGGCCTGGCAATTTTCCCCGGCGCAATCGCATTATCAGTGGTATGTGCCTGGGTGTCATTGTGGTGGAGGCGGCTCGTAAAAGTGGCACTATGATAACGGCGCGACTGGCCCTCAGTCAGGGTCGGGAAGTCTTTGCCGTTCCCGGAAGCATCTATTCGCCCAAGTCGTATGGTTCCCACGATCTGATCCGTGAAGGAGCACACCTGGCGGGGAGTGCAGATGACATCGTAGCGGAGTTGTCCCTGCCCAGTCTTTTTCGGGGCACAGTAGGAAGAGACAGCCAGATAAACGCCCATGAAAAACTCCCTGAAGGGCTGCGTTCTATCCTTTCTGCGCTACATGAACAGGGTCCTCAGACAGCTGAGCAGCTGCTTGGGTGCTCTGGCGCTGATGAGGCTTCATTTCGGGAAAACCTTGCAGAATTGGAGCTGATGGGCTATATATCTCACAGATCGGGAACCTATTTCCCCAACTGA
- a CDS encoding DUF494 family protein: protein MSRKSAVLAQTIANVLMVEERCMKNSMGVVYDVMETLGHEEEEIASAVGFLESIPTHSTGMIYRQDDSITFPGKGMGKILTPEARNILSLMEQYSVLDSHTIEDILDRIEVSSFEKGEALNLEELKSIINGVIIDNITLGVEDMVRMASESWGAALH from the coding sequence ATGAGTAGAAAAAGTGCCGTACTTGCGCAGACCATTGCCAATGTTCTTATGGTTGAAGAGCGGTGTATGAAGAATAGTATGGGTGTTGTGTACGATGTGATGGAAACCTTGGGGCACGAAGAGGAGGAAATTGCTTCGGCCGTGGGCTTTCTGGAGTCTATTCCCACGCACTCAACGGGAATGATCTATCGGCAGGATGACTCCATTACCTTTCCCGGTAAGGGTATGGGGAAAATTCTTACCCCCGAGGCGCGCAATATCCTCAGTTTGATGGAGCAGTATAGCGTACTGGATAGTCACACGATTGAGGATATTCTGGATCGTATTGAAGTCTCTTCCTTTGAAAAGGGAGAGGCGTTAAATCTGGAAGAGTTGAAGTCTATTATCAACGGGGTCATTATCGACAACATTACTTTAGGTGTGGAAGATATGGTGCGGATGGCCAGCGAAAGCTGGGGAGCTGCTCTGCACTGA
- a CDS encoding TlyA family RNA methyltransferase, whose translation MATKTAGKVRLDRLLVDRQLAQSRERARALIMAGAVIVDDHRRDKAGDMVSPTSTIRLKGSDIPYVSRGGLKLQQALESFHINPQGWVCMDIGSSTGGFTDCLLQNGAEVVHAVDVGTNQLDWRLRNHPQVILQEQTDIRRYNAPPGTTFDLIVTDVSFISLARIFDPISQLAITGTYFIGLVKPQFELEREKIGKGGIVRRDEYRLEALHKVVEQWQTHGLWEVLSYEECQTHGTDGNVEYILLARRT comes from the coding sequence ATGGCAACTAAGACCGCAGGAAAAGTTCGCCTGGATCGACTGCTGGTTGACCGGCAACTCGCCCAAAGTCGGGAGCGGGCGCGGGCGCTCATCATGGCAGGAGCCGTGATAGTCGACGACCATCGCCGCGACAAAGCGGGGGACATGGTCAGCCCCACATCCACAATTCGTCTCAAGGGCAGTGATATCCCCTATGTCAGCCGAGGCGGTTTGAAACTCCAGCAAGCCCTGGAGAGTTTCCACATCAACCCTCAGGGCTGGGTATGCATGGATATTGGCTCCTCAACCGGCGGATTTACCGACTGCCTCTTGCAAAACGGCGCCGAAGTGGTTCATGCCGTTGATGTTGGCACCAATCAGCTAGACTGGCGACTACGCAACCATCCTCAGGTCATTTTGCAAGAGCAAACCGACATACGCCGCTATAATGCACCTCCAGGAACCACCTTCGATCTTATTGTCACCGACGTCTCATTCATTTCTCTGGCACGAATATTTGACCCTATCAGTCAGTTGGCAATTACCGGAACCTACTTCATTGGTTTGGTCAAACCACAATTTGAGTTGGAGCGGGAAAAAATAGGAAAAGGCGGCATCGTCCGTAGGGACGAATACCGCCTTGAAGCGTTACATAAGGTTGTAGAACAGTGGCAAACTCATGGCCTTTGGGAAGTGCTTTCCTATGAGGAGTGCCAAACCCACGGCACCGATGGCAATGTAGAATACATTCTCCTGGCGCGCCGCACCTGA
- a CDS encoding ATP-binding protein gives MAQTMEFNSNIEDVAQYAKKVVEAIPGQHYSKRKLYRMRLAIDEALTNAIMHGNQCDIAKKVVVESEDIQNGIAVSITDEGPGFDYHHTPTPTDDDNLLQIGGRGIFIVNHYADDISYTDPGNRVTLVFHYDQPGGSETTASDSHGN, from the coding sequence ATGTAGCCCAATACGCCAAGAAAGTGGTAGAGGCCATCCCCGGCCAGCACTACTCGAAGCGCAAACTTTACCGCATGCGGCTTGCGATTGACGAGGCACTGACCAATGCCATTATGCACGGCAACCAGTGTGACATTGCCAAAAAGGTGGTGGTTGAGTCCGAGGACATCCAGAACGGGATTGCAGTAAGCATCACCGACGAAGGGCCTGGATTTGACTATCACCACACACCCACCCCCACCGACGACGACAACTTGCTGCAAATTGGTGGTCGAGGTATTTTTATTGTCAACCACTACGCTGACGATATCAGCTACACAGACCCTGGCAACCGCGTAACTCTGGTTTTTCATTACGATCAACCGGGCGGGAGCGAAACCACAGCCAGCGACAGCCATGGCAACTAA